Genomic segment of Paracoccus sediminicola:
GGTGCCGTGTTCAGGATCGAGCCGGTTGGCAGCGGGCAGCACCTCGTTCCGGGTAAAGTCCCGTGCAAGGTCGCGGATCATCAGGCGTTCTTCGGTGAGGTAGCCCTGGTTGGGGGTCAGCGGTTCGGTCATGGTCTCTTCCTCACGAGATTGGCGCGTTCAAAGTCGATCACCGGCGCGCCGGTTTCATCCAGCCCGGTGGTTGCCCAGGTGACGATGCCGTAGTCCGGGCGGCTTTTCGGTTCCCGCCGGTCGATCACGCGGGACCGGGCATAGACGGTTTCCCCCACGATCACCGGCCGGTGGTGGGTCATCTTGTCGACGCCAAGAAAGGGGCCGCCGATTTCCGACAGATCCTCGACCGAGAGGCCAAAGATCGTGTTGAACACCAGAAGCGGGCAGACCACCGCCCCGGCATGACCCTGGGCGCGGGCGAAATCGGCGTTGGTATAGATCGGGTTGTAGTGCAGGGTCAGCGTGGTGAAGACGGTATTGTCCGCCTCGGTCAGCGTCCGCCCCCAGTGATGGACAAAGGTCTGATCCAGCGCAAAGTCCTCGTAATAGTGTCCGCGGTGCCACGTCCGGGCGCGCGATTTGAGATCGGTGACGATGGTGTCCGTCATCTTGTTGCCTCCAACAGCTGTTTCACCGGGGCGTCTTGCTCGATGAGGGTGATGATGCGGCCGGCGCGCCCCGGTCCGAGGACCGGGTCGATGATGCGGCCGGCCTTGTCGCAGAGCGCCTGCCACTGCGCATCGGTGTCCGTTTCCGGGACGCCGGTGTCGAATTCGACCTCGGCCGTGCGCCCGTCGGTCAGCTGCGCCGAGACCCGAGACCACATCAGCGCCGAGGCGGGAACATCCTCTCCGATCACGCGGACGCGGTTGCGCAAGGCCTGCATCGCTTCGGTCCGGGCATGGTCCACGTCATAGGCGCCGAGATCGGCGGTATCGGTCCGGGACAGGACCATGGCTGCGATGTGGCGCAGGCTGAACTTGCATTCGAGATCCGTGGCGGGGTCGTCGATGTTGCACGACCCCAGAATGGCATTGGGCACATGCAGGGTCAGGCGATCGATGCCGTCCGCACCGTGATCGGCGACCAGCACCTGGATGCATTCGATGGCGGCATGGGTCAGGTAACAGGCGGCGTGGCGTTTAAAGAGTGTCTGTTCCACCGCAAAGACACCCTGCGGCGCGGGATCAAAGACCGGCGCGGCGGGGTTCAGGCCATGGGCCTGCAGAAAGCCCTGCGCAGATTCGATGGCGTCTGGATAGGCGCTCAGCCCGTTGGCGACCAACCGCGTGGCAAGGTATCCGGCCTGCGCCGCCGCGCCTACCTGCACCGGCTTGGTCATCGTGCCGAACATCGATTTGAGCCCTGCCGCCCGCGCCGCCGCGACGCCGAGCGCATGGGCGGTCTGATCCTCCGTGAACCGGTCCAGCGCGGCAAGCGCCGCCGCACTGCCGAAGGTGCCGATGGTGGCGGTGTTGTGGAACCCCTGCGCATAGTGATCGGCCCCGATCATCGCACCGAGCCGCGCCGCGACCTCGTAACCGCGCACCAGCGCGTCGAGCACCGGCCCGACCGGCAGATCGCGGGTCTCGGCGCGGGTCAGCAGGGCGGGCAGCACGGCGACGGTCGGATGGCCGACCATGGCGGAATTGACATCGTCGTAATCCAGCGCATGCCCCGCCGCACCGTTGACCAGAACCGCCCAGGCCGGGCTGATGCGGTCATTATGCCCGACCACCGAGGCCGCGCCGGTGGCGTCTTCGCGTGCGGTGGCGAGGGTCGCGGCAACCAGCGGTTCGCTGCGCGCCGCGATGGTGACGGCGGTCCAGTCCAGCAGGCAGTGCCGTGCCCAGGTCAGGGCCGATGGTCCGACCGGCAGGCTGTCGGCCCGGCCGATCCAGTCGGCGACCGATCGGGTCAGCGGCAGCGGGGGTGTGTCAGCGTCCATAGAACATCTCCGGCAGGAACAGCGAGAGTTGCGGGATGAAGGTGACCATGGCGAGAAGCACCAGTAGCAGGGCGATGAACGGCAGGACCCCGCGCGCCACCCGGTCGACCGGCGCGCCGGTGGTCGAGGCCATGATGAAAAGGTTCAGCCCGACCGGTGGCGTCAGCAGCGCGATCTCCATGTTGACCACGATGATCACCGCGAAATGCATCGGGTCGATCCCGAGCGGCGCAAGCAGCGGCAGCACCAGCGGCACCACGATCAGGATCACCGCGATGGTTTCGAGGAACATCCCCAGCATGAACATCACCAGGTTGATCAGCAGCAGGAAGTGCCAGGCCGAAAGCTCGTTCTCGGTCACGTAGTCGACCATCTGCCGCGCGAAACCTTCCGAGGTGATCCAGTGCCCGAAGGCGAGCGCCCCGATGGTGATAAAGAAGATCACCGCCGTGGCCTGTATCGCATCGGCCAGGATGCGGGGAAGCTCGGACATGGTGCAGCCCTTGTAGAAGACGACCGAGACGACGATCGAGACAAAGGCGGCCATGCCGGCGGCTTCGTTGACCGTGACCAGGCCGCTGTAGATCCCGCCGAGGATGATCAGCGGCAGCAGCATCGCGGGCAGGGCGCGGCGGTTGACGGCCCAGAATTCGGCCCGGCTCATGGTTGAACCGGCGGCATAGCCCCGTCGACGCGAGACATAGATGATCCAAGCCGCAAAGATGCCGACCTGCAGCATGCCGGGGATCACCCCCGCGAGAAACAGCTGCGGCACGCTTTCCCCGGCGACCACGGCAAAGAGGATCATCGCCAGTGAGGGCGGGATCAGGATGCCGAGCGTCCCCGAAGAAGCCACAACCCCGAGCGCGAACTTTTC
This window contains:
- a CDS encoding MaoC family dehydratase, coding for MTDTIVTDLKSRARTWHRGHYYEDFALDQTFVHHWGRTLTEADNTVFTTLTLHYNPIYTNADFARAQGHAGAVVCPLLVFNTIFGLSVEDLSEIGGPFLGVDKMTHHRPVIVGETVYARSRVIDRREPKSRPDYGIVTWATTGLDETGAPVIDFERANLVRKRP
- a CDS encoding MmgE/PrpD family protein, with amino-acid sequence MDADTPPLPLTRSVADWIGRADSLPVGPSALTWARHCLLDWTAVTIAARSEPLVAATLATAREDATGAASVVGHNDRISPAWAVLVNGAAGHALDYDDVNSAMVGHPTVAVLPALLTRAETRDLPVGPVLDALVRGYEVAARLGAMIGADHYAQGFHNTATIGTFGSAAALAALDRFTEDQTAHALGVAAARAAGLKSMFGTMTKPVQVGAAAQAGYLATRLVANGLSAYPDAIESAQGFLQAHGLNPAAPVFDPAPQGVFAVEQTLFKRHAACYLTHAAIECIQVLVADHGADGIDRLTLHVPNAILGSCNIDDPATDLECKFSLRHIAAMVLSRTDTADLGAYDVDHARTEAMQALRNRVRVIGEDVPASALMWSRVSAQLTDGRTAEVEFDTGVPETDTDAQWQALCDKAGRIIDPVLGPGRAGRIITLIEQDAPVKQLLEATR
- a CDS encoding TRAP transporter large permease, with amino-acid sequence MSPIAALSGFLALLVAGFPVFLVLGIVSLVLFAAEGRPMVALPQLFIDHLKSDTLVSVPFFVIAATFMQRGGIAKALVDFAYSWIGGVRGGIALVCVLATMVFSAISGSSVATAMAMGTLLVPAMRDTGYDEKFALGVVASSGTLGILIPPSLAMILFAVVAGESVPQLFLAGVIPGMLQVGIFAAWIIYVSRRRGYAAGSTMSRAEFWAVNRRALPAMLLPLIILGGIYSGLVTVNEAAGMAAFVSIVVSVVFYKGCTMSELPRILADAIQATAVIFFITIGALAFGHWITSEGFARQMVDYVTENELSAWHFLLLINLVMFMLGMFLETIAVILIVVPLVLPLLAPLGIDPMHFAVIIVVNMEIALLTPPVGLNLFIMASTTGAPVDRVARGVLPFIALLLVLLAMVTFIPQLSLFLPEMFYGR